CGCCCGCCTCGACGGCACGGGCCATGCGGTCGCCCTCGGCGAGGAGCCGCGCGACGTGGCGCTGCGGCCCGTCCTCGCCGCCGCCGAGCAGGTAGACGTCGCACGAGGGCAGCGGCTCGCTGCCCACCACCTCGACGACCTCGACCTCGAGGCCGCGGGCCCGGCCGCGCGCCGCGAGGACGGCGGCGTTGCCGCCGTCGCCGTAGGTGCCGAGCAGCTCGGGGTACAGGACGGCGACGCTCACCGCGGACGCGCTCACCGGTCGCCCCCCGCCACGAGGCCTCGAAGCTGCTGGAACGCCGTGTAGTTGCCGACCACGTCGACCCCCTCCTCCTCGCCCGGCGCGGCCGACGGCCCGGGACCGAGCGCCTGCGCCGCCCGCAGCGCACCGCCGAGGTCGCCGACCGTGCGGTGGTCGACGCCCGCGACGGCGAGCCGCAGCGACAGGTCGGCCGACCGCTCGCCGGCCACGACGACGCGACGGCCGCGCAGCCGCTCGAACGGCACGTCGTAGATCCACGAGGTGTCCCGGCCGTCCGCGCCCTGCGCGTTGACGGCGAGGACGAGCGGCCGGTCGCTCGTGCCCATGACGTCGAAGTTCTCGACCCACCCGGCCGGGTTCTTGGCCAGGAGGAGCCAGAAGCGGACCCCGCCGGCCCGCAGCCAGGCGTAGCGCCCCGCGACGTCCCCGACGTCGGTCATGGCCGCGAGCGCGTCGCCGACGGGCACGCCGAGCTCGGCGGCGGCCGCCGCCGCCATCGCCGCGTTCCGGCGGTTGGCCTGGCCCGGCAGCGCGAGGCGGACCGGGTGGCGGCGCGGGCCGCCCGCGGAGGGCTCGTGGACGTCGCCGCCCTCGAGGACGAGGCCGGGCGCCGGGCGCTCGAGCCCGCAGGACAGGCACCGCCAGCCACCGGCCTGCTCCGCGCCGTCGGCCGCCGCGCGGCCGTCCCCCGGGTCGCCGGGGAGCGTCAGCAGCTGCTCGCACCGCGGGCAGCTGCGGGCGTCGGCCGTCCACGACGAGCCGACCGACACCCAGACGACGCGCGGCGCCGTGCCGGCGGCCCAGACGACGAGCGGGTCGTCGGCGTTGGCGACGACGACGCCACGGCCGCCGTCCGTCCCGAGGCCCGCGAGCGCGCGGCGCCAGCCGGCCGCCAGCTGACGGGTCTCGGCGGTCCGGTCCAGCTGGTCGCGGGAGAGGTTCATGAGGAGGACGACGCGCGGCGCGAGCTCCGGGAGCAGACCGGCGAGGTGCATCTCGTCGACCTCGAGCACGGCCTCGCCCGGCCCCGCGAGGAGGGCGCTGACGACGCCGGCGCGCATGTTCGCGCCCCCGCCGTTGCTGACGACCCCGCCGTGGGCGGCGTCGAGGGCCGCGGTGAGCAGGCGGGTCGTCGTCGTCTTGCCGTTGGTCGCCGAGACGACCGCCGCCACGCGCTCCCCCGCGAGCTCGTGGACGGCCCGGGGCGCGAGCCGGAGGACGACGCGGCCGGTGACGACCTCGCCCGCCCCGCGGCCGGACAGCCGCGACGCCGCCCCCGCGGCGGAGCCCGCCGCCCGGGCGAGCCGGGTGCGCAGGCCCACCCGCCGCGCCGGCCGCACGGGCGCCGGGCCCGCGCCGGGCCGCGGCGGGGGCGCACCGGGCGAGTCGGCGGTGGCAGGGGTGGCGGGCCCGCCGGGCAGGGCCTCACGGTCGGCCGGGCCTCCCCCGGCGTCCCCGGACCGCCCGGCGTCCCCGGTGCCGGGGGCCGACGTCACGGCGTCCGCCCGTCCCCCGGGAGCCCGGTGCCGGTCTCGCGGCGGCGCTCCTCCTCCACGGCCTCGTCGGCCCGGCGGCGCGCCTCCATGCGCCGCAGCCGCCGGACCATGCTGAGGATGACGAGGACCGACACGAGGACGATGGCGAAGGTCGCGAGGAAGCCGACGATGCCGGGCCCGATGGACGACGCCTCGACCGTGCCCCCGCCGACGACGCCCCCGCTGCCGGCGCCGCCCGTGGGGGCCGGCGTCGGCGCGGCGAGCAGGGCCGGCGCCGCGAGCACCGGGCCGGCCAGGGCCAGCAGCGCCCCGCCCAGCGGGCCGGTCACGCGGTCTCCCGCTCGGCGCCGCCCTCGACGAGGTGGCGGACGCCGGCGAAGAGGTCGTCCTCCGGGACGCTCGTGGGCACGAGCGAGCGCGCCAGCTCGAACTCCTCGGTGGGCCACAGCTCGACCTGCTGCTCCCGCGGGACGCGGAAGAAGAAGCCGTCGGGGTCGATCTGGGTGGCGTGCGCCAGGAGGGCGGCGTCCCGAGCCTCGAAGAAGTCCGCGCACGGCACCTTGGTGTCGACCCGCCGCTCGGGCCGCTCGGAGCGCCGCTCCAGCCACTCGGCGAAGGGCGACTCCTGCCCCGCCGCCAGCAGGGCGTCGTGGAAGACCTGCAGCCGCTCCCGGCTGAAGCCGCCGTTGTAGTAGAGCTTGAGGGGCTGCCACGGCTCGCCGCCCGGGAAGCGCCCGAGGTCGGCCGCGCCCTCGAAGGCCGCCACGGACACCTTGTGGCACATGATGTGGTCGGGGTGGGGGTAGCCCCCCTCCTCGTCGTACGTCGTCATGACGTGCGGCCGGAACTCGCGGACGAGGCGCACGAGCGCCGCGGCGGCCGTCTCGACCTCCTCGAGCGCGAAGCAGCCGTCCGGCAGCGGCGGCAGCGGGTCGCCCTCCGGCAGGCCGGAGTCGACGAAGCCCAGCCAGCGGTGCTGCACGCCCAGCGCGGCCGCCGCGGCCGCCATCTCGCCGCGGCGCACCTCGGCCATGTCGCGCAGCACGTGCGGGTCGTCCGCCAGGCGCGGGTTGAGGATGTCGCCGCGCTCGCCGCCGGTGCAGCTGACGACGAGGACCTCGGCGCCCTCCGCGACGTACTTGGCGGCCGTGGCCGCCCCCTTGCTCGACTCGTCGTCGGGGTGGGCGTGCACGGCCATGAGGCGCAGCGGGCCGTCGCCGGCCAGCGCCGCCGTCGTCGCGGCGTCGGCGTGCGGCTCGTCGTGGCGTGCGGTGGCGCCGTTCGTGGGCACGGTGCTGCTCCGTCTCTCGGGTCCGCCGGGCCGCCTGCTGGGCCCGGGGTTGCTCGGGGTCGTGCTGGTGTCACTGGTGGTCCACGGCGAGCGGGGGCGCGCCGGGGCGGCTCCGCGGCGCGGACGCCCGGGGGCCATGATGGACGACGGCACCGACCGCGCGGCGCAGCCCCCACGAGGTGGCGCCGGCACCGGCACGGAGGAGGTCACGGTGGGCACGACGACGGACCGCGCGACCCGCGCCCGCCTCGACGAGCGCTACGGCCGCACGCGCCCGTCCGGCGCCCGCTCCCCGCTGGCCCGGCGGCGGCTCCTCGTGGCCCTCGGCGTCCTCGCCCTCCTCGCCGCCCTCGGGTGGGCGGCGTGGGCCGGCTCCGGCCTCGCGGCGCAGCAGCGCGTGTCCTCGCAGGTCATCGGCTTCACCGAGCCGACGGACTCCTCGGTCACGCTGACCTTCCAGGTGACGAAGGACCCGGAGGGCACGGTTCGGTGCGACGTCCGCGCCATGGCGGAGGACTTCACCACCGTCGGCTGGCGGACGGTCGAGCTCGGGCCCGCCGACGACGACGTCGTCGCGCGGCAGGTCGAGATCCGCACCCAGCAGCGCGCCGTCAGCGCCGAGGTCATGGGCTGCGAGGCCGTCGAGGGCTGAGCGCCCCGCCCCCGACCTGAGCGGTCCGGTCGGGCCGGTCGGCTAAGGTGGCCCGTTCGCGGTGCTGCGGAGGCGGTCGCCGGTGTCCGCCGGAGCGGCCCGTGGCCCTCCGTGCCGCACCCGCGCCGGGCGCCGCCCCTCCCCGGGGCGCGCACCGACGAGCACCGAGCCCTCCGTCCCGCGGGACGGCAGCACCGCACCGCAGACCACCACGGTCCTCGCCGAGGACCGCACGACCCGAGGAGGTCC
The genomic region above belongs to Pseudokineococcus lusitanus and contains:
- a CDS encoding DUF1727 domain-containing protein; the encoded protein is MGLRTRLARAAGSAAGAASRLSGRGAGEVVTGRVVLRLAPRAVHELAGERVAAVVSATNGKTTTTRLLTAALDAAHGGVVSNGGGANMRAGVVSALLAGPGEAVLEVDEMHLAGLLPELAPRVVLLMNLSRDQLDRTAETRQLAAGWRRALAGLGTDGGRGVVVANADDPLVVWAAGTAPRVVWVSVGSSWTADARSCPRCEQLLTLPGDPGDGRAAADGAEQAGGWRCLSCGLERPAPGLVLEGGDVHEPSAGGPRRHPVRLALPGQANRRNAAMAAAAAAELGVPVGDALAAMTDVGDVAGRYAWLRAGGVRFWLLLAKNPAGWVENFDVMGTSDRPLVLAVNAQGADGRDTSWIYDVPFERLRGRRVVVAGERSADLSLRLAVAGVDHRTVGDLGGALRAAQALGPGPSAAPGEEEGVDVVGNYTAFQQLRGLVAGGDR
- the mca gene encoding mycothiol conjugate amidase Mca, whose protein sequence is MAVHAHPDDESSKGAATAAKYVAEGAEVLVVSCTGGERGDILNPRLADDPHVLRDMAEVRRGEMAAAAAALGVQHRWLGFVDSGLPEGDPLPPLPDGCFALEEVETAAAALVRLVREFRPHVMTTYDEEGGYPHPDHIMCHKVSVAAFEGAADLGRFPGGEPWQPLKLYYNGGFSRERLQVFHDALLAAGQESPFAEWLERRSERPERRVDTKVPCADFFEARDAALLAHATQIDPDGFFFRVPREQQVELWPTEEFELARSLVPTSVPEDDLFAGVRHLVEGGAERETA
- a CDS encoding DUF4307 domain-containing protein, giving the protein MGTTTDRATRARLDERYGRTRPSGARSPLARRRLLVALGVLALLAALGWAAWAGSGLAAQQRVSSQVIGFTEPTDSSVTLTFQVTKDPEGTVRCDVRAMAEDFTTVGWRTVELGPADDDVVARQVEIRTQQRAVSAEVMGCEAVEG